One Paenibacillus crassostreae DNA segment encodes these proteins:
- a CDS encoding amidase has protein sequence MMGQLMKDYDIPGLVQLVKSKQISPVEITKHFLEKIEEHEPSLQAWVTVTGTEALQKAELVEKKIMMGEKVGLLAGIPFAAKDVFCTAGIKTTAGSKVVEDYVPDFNATSISLLEQEDAILLGKSTTTEFAYAITMKTRNPWNINHTSGGSSSGSSAAVASGMSAFALGTQTGGSLIRPTAFCGLVSMKATLGRLSRAGVLPVSWTLDHIGAMTRTVKEQALLLHVLSGYDEQDRISLDIPKIDHQITELKDLSGIKIGVPTRYFFDDIEEDVGLSVKAGIQALSERGAQIIEIDLPEIFEAAIAAHSIIIHSEAASHHEETFNEVYQKYSPYLQERLAVARIIPTTTYLKAQEIRTLYIQAIHELFEQVHVMIVPSAPTTAPKGEGTGDSRFNSPFTMAGVPALTVPCGLAGNGLPVGMQIVGRALSEELLLSIGAYCEATFNFNKEAVLYG, from the coding sequence ATGATGGGACAACTAATGAAGGATTACGATATTCCTGGGCTGGTCCAGTTAGTGAAAAGTAAACAAATCTCACCTGTTGAAATAACGAAACATTTTCTTGAGAAAATAGAGGAGCATGAGCCCAGCCTTCAGGCCTGGGTAACTGTAACCGGTACTGAGGCACTGCAAAAAGCAGAATTGGTGGAAAAGAAAATCATGATGGGGGAGAAGGTTGGTTTACTTGCGGGGATTCCCTTCGCGGCTAAAGATGTTTTTTGTACAGCCGGGATCAAAACAACCGCCGGATCAAAGGTAGTGGAAGATTATGTGCCTGATTTTAATGCGACATCGATTTCTTTACTGGAACAAGAGGATGCTATCTTGCTGGGCAAATCAACAACGACCGAATTCGCTTACGCCATTACTATGAAAACCAGAAATCCATGGAATATTAATCATACTTCGGGTGGATCCAGTTCAGGTTCCTCGGCGGCAGTAGCCTCCGGAATGTCTGCCTTTGCTCTAGGAACACAAACAGGAGGGTCATTAATAAGACCGACTGCATTTTGCGGCTTGGTAAGTATGAAAGCCACGCTGGGAAGATTAAGCCGAGCTGGAGTTCTTCCGGTGAGCTGGACGCTGGATCATATCGGGGCAATGACCCGTACGGTTAAAGAACAGGCGCTTCTGTTGCATGTCCTGTCCGGATATGATGAGCAGGATCGAATATCTCTGGATATCCCCAAAATCGATCATCAAATTACGGAGTTAAAAGACCTGAGTGGAATCAAGATAGGAGTTCCAACCCGTTATTTCTTTGATGATATTGAGGAAGATGTAGGTCTTTCCGTAAAAGCAGGGATACAGGCACTCTCCGAGCGGGGGGCACAGATTATTGAAATAGATTTGCCTGAAATCTTTGAAGCGGCTATCGCAGCGCACTCTATCATTATTCATTCGGAAGCGGCCTCTCACCATGAGGAGACCTTTAACGAAGTTTATCAAAAGTACAGTCCGTATTTGCAAGAACGATTGGCCGTTGCTAGAATTATTCCCACTACAACTTATTTAAAAGCTCAAGAGATCAGAACATTATATATTCAGGCCATCCATGAATTATTTGAACAGGTGCATGTTATGATTGTTCCTTCCGCACCAACAACGGCTCCTAAGGGAGAAGGAACGGGTGACTCCCGCTTTAATTCGCCGTTTACGATGGCAGGAGTTCCAGCGTTAACCGTCCCCTGCGGGCTGGCGGGTAATGGTCTTCCCGTTGGTATGCAAATTGTAGGCAGGGCGTTATCCGAGGAGCTTTTGTTAAGTATTGGTGCTTATTGTGAAGCAACATTTAATTTTAACAAGGAGGCCGTTCTTTATGGATAA
- a CDS encoding AbrB family transcriptional regulator: MYRILETILVTFVGGLIFTFLGLPISWMLGPMTASLVWQGLTGRRLTWSSSLRNIGLLTIGYGLGLSFTVESARQISLQFPSMLVATLLTILFSLGIAFVTSMKTGVSLMSCIMGNIPGGMSQMVMMSEEIEDVDTAVVVFMQTIRLLTVIFIVPFLAIHSLKNGSPGGDQTFAESTIWASLQMGIIEAAARPIFTLLILCAVLFAAWGGVKLHLPTPYFLGPIIIVGLLNISGFEPPHLPSIFSLLAQWSLGIYLGVGMKLNSLHNWKRLLPYSIAGSTALVAFSLGLSFIFSKVHPISMLTAFLSTSPGGMTEMGVTASTVGADVSVVVAYQMFRILFILFIIPYALRLVIRQLYRSNSQLKKG, encoded by the coding sequence ATGTATCGTATCCTGGAAACGATTCTTGTTACTTTTGTTGGAGGTCTTATATTTACATTTCTTGGGTTGCCGATCAGCTGGATGCTTGGTCCTATGACAGCCAGCCTCGTATGGCAAGGGTTGACCGGGCGCAGATTGACATGGAGCAGTAGCCTTCGCAATATCGGTTTGCTGACGATTGGGTACGGTCTGGGGCTCTCTTTTACAGTAGAGAGCGCCAGACAAATTTCCCTTCAATTTCCTTCTATGCTCGTCGCTACATTATTAACTATCTTATTCAGTCTGGGCATTGCTTTTGTAACCTCGATGAAAACCGGGGTTAGCCTGATGAGCTGTATTATGGGTAACATTCCGGGAGGCATGTCCCAGATGGTCATGATGAGCGAAGAAATTGAAGATGTGGATACTGCTGTTGTTGTATTCATGCAAACTATACGTTTATTGACGGTTATCTTTATCGTACCTTTTCTTGCCATTCACAGTCTGAAGAATGGATCTCCAGGCGGAGATCAAACTTTTGCAGAGAGTACGATATGGGCCTCGCTGCAGATGGGGATAATTGAAGCTGCTGCAAGACCTATATTTACATTACTAATCCTATGTGCGGTGCTATTTGCAGCCTGGGGCGGTGTGAAGCTACATCTTCCGACTCCCTATTTTCTTGGACCTATCATAATTGTCGGCCTTCTAAATATAAGTGGATTTGAACCGCCACATTTACCATCTATATTTAGTCTCTTAGCACAATGGAGCTTAGGGATATATCTAGGGGTAGGCATGAAGCTGAACAGTCTGCACAATTGGAAACGACTGCTACCTTATTCCATCGCAGGAAGTACAGCTCTTGTTGCTTTTTCGCTTGGCTTATCCTTCATATTTAGCAAGGTTCATCCGATCTCGATGCTCACTGCTTTTCTGAGTACATCCCCGGGCGGAATGACCGAAATGGGGGTTACAGCGAGTACAGTAGGTGCGGATGTTTCTGTTGTAGTTGCTTACCAGATGTTTCGGATTCTGTTTATATTATTTATTATTCCTTATGCGCTGCGACTCGTAATTCGCCAGTTGTACAGGTCGAACTCTCAACTCAAGAAAGGATAA